Part of the Mytilus trossulus isolate FHL-02 chromosome 2, PNRI_Mtr1.1.1.hap1, whole genome shotgun sequence genome is shown below.
agtaaaccattaaggCATTATAGATCTAGGTTTCTTAAAGAAAAGAGCTGTCATAATACTGTAACTgtaagaaataataatatattgtttcaaagataaaatgtatcatacatttttgaacattcatcatgttcatttacACAATGTATGCATgcattttaccaaaaaaaaaatcaatgtattcCTGTCATTGgttattacaaaaaatgttatgtAAATTGGTCCTATGACACAACATGTACTATatgcattttataaaattttaacattcCTATAATTTCAGGTTATCATTATGGGATTTTTACATGTGAAAGTTGCAAAGGATTTTTCAAACGAACAGTTCAGAATAAAAAAGTGTTTCAGTGTCACAGGAATAGTGACTGTGATGTGATGAGGGGTAATAGAAAGAAATGTCCTGCATGTAGGTTTGCTAAGTGTATGTCTACAGGAATGAAAATTGAAGGTAAGAATATCGggaataaatacatgtacatgcatgatAGATTACTTGTGCATGTTTATAACTGTTaaataaatacagataataaatatgaaagtaGGTATTATTCAGGGATCCGACCATGTTTAGGTTTGAGAGTAACCAATAACAAACATTCCATTGATAAGAAAGGATAAAGTGGcaagttattaaattttaaaaatgacatttcaatgtatattttgattaattttaaaggAGTATGTGGCTTAATATCCAACactattttttaaacaatctgcatatgttttttgcatgcaaatataaaatgtatatatacggtgacatcccattagtccgacaaccattattccgacagcccattactccgacagcccactattccgacagcccattactccgacagcccactattccgacaacccattactccgacagcccattattccgacaatgCATTTTTCTTAGGTGAATGGGAaaattttctctaaaaaaaacaactccGTTCTCTGTGATATTTGTGGTTGACCGTTTTGATCCCAATTATTCTTTCCATGCGGGATATTAGTCTCAGTATATTGGAGTTGATACACATGCTTATTGCAACTGCCCAGTCTTTACCATGGTCGCTCTTTCGTTTCACGTGTCTgggtattttctttttctttacattgtCCACTGTCAGTCTGTGCTGTTCTAGTTCGCtgtgttttttgtgtgtgttttgctCTACCTTCTTTCATTAGATCTTCGGTTACCCCCTTTCGCGTATCAGGGGAGTGAGGTTCCATGCCGTCAGTCAAATCACAGGAATcggaagttctatcaataaaattctgtaaataataaggtcGACTATCAATAGAGCTTCTCGTAGAGAAGCGACAGGTAGTTACACTTAataaatatcatgtttttatGTACTTACCCCGGCTTTTATAGAAGTTTTCCACAGTTATTCCCTTTAGAGCCCTGCCACAGAATCCATGATGtaaaaacatgatatttatTAAGTGTAACTACCCAAGAgtcgatttcaaaactttaaaccGGGCTGATAAGTGTTTTAATATAGATTTAGGACAATCCTTGAAAAATGCGTTGCATTCCTGTCGCTTCTCTACGAGAAGCTCTATTGATAGTCgaccttattatttacagaattttattgatagaacttccgATTCCTGTGGTcaaattgagaaaaacaaagagACAAATACATACCCagatccttaaaaaaaaaaagataaataggACGAAATATGTGCTCAGAAAAGATAAGCAATTCCAATTACGAATACGGTATCATGTTCGGGAATGTGAATCCTCGAAATACGGATACAGTACACAGCACTTCCAATAGctatggtccgagaccacaattgtcgaaTATAGTCCcaagtgttaacagtgggttacttgccaataatttttataccccttccaaatttatttctccatgtttaatgcctcaaattgtaagtagggggtgaaattacactgtaaaataatttgggtccagaattttacaggaaagtagtgatttggtccagctgaaaaaggttaaaaattagcacttcggaagctgtcataagatttcaagacaccctaaacacaaaattgtccatattttgagttagaggcgatgaagttttctataattttgatataatttgtcccaaaagtagtacaacacactgtaaatatttcattgagaaagcgcaggtgggattttttaaattttcatttatgttctaaaagaaatgcactacgaattaattgtgttctcggacctaagctATCTATCAGACATAGTCTGAGAGATGCCACTCAATTTATTTGTAGTGAGACCAATTTTATATCCCGATCTAATTTCaaaaaatctagaaaaataTGCCTCTTTTATAATGGTTGCAGGAAGTGCAGGACTGATGATTTACAACCAAACTTATTACGAAAAGCAAAAATTAATATGACTGACATGAACATTTCGGCAActtctattttcaaaaatattcatgaggaaaagtgatatcgggtCGGTGATTGtttatgacatagaaatatacagtcaacgtACTTTAACTgttcaaatagaacgagtgcagtataaaagccaataacaactagtAAGAAATCTAAGACATTGTGTGACATTCTCATCCTGCTTGTGTCTTTCTCAAATTGGCTAATTGTAAAAACTTACTACCTTATGTGTTTTGTGGCAAActtgacatttatttttcatttaaagattgttatcaagcagaaaaatattaagataTCATTAATTTTAAGAAAGGAAGTTCATATGTTTATTAAGAATCGGTGCTCACCCATTACATTAAGAATTAAAAATGCCAGATATTCAAAACATCGTATTATGCAGCTGATAAAGTTGAGGATGAGGTCATTTTTCAATGTAATGCTcatattatcaaaatttgagGGAGGAACTCTTTCAGCATATTCAGTCTAGCACATGTCAGAACTTTGAAAAACtagataaatattataaatgtgctagttgggtttttttctattttgttttggctCCAAATGTGACAGGCTTACGGtgttataaagaaaattatattatattaatatgatATCTGTATTGTAAAGTCTTAATGTTGACCCAATCATTATACCGCCGCTTCGCAAAAGTTGGAACACACGGTTTTACCTCTTTCTGTCCGTCCATTCAACCGTCCACTCGCCGTcggttcgtccgtccgttccaTGAATATTTTCGTTGCATCTTTTTCAAGAACAACATTAATAGGATTACTGAAAGGTTTATTGAAGTCGGCTACatcgtgtgatgcgttttcagattcattactcaacaaattgtttaccgaacacttttcGCACgacagccaagttgaaaatgttcGTCACATATTTcgcaggaactacaatacaatgatttctgaaatttggtttcaatgTTTATTTAAGTCATCTATACGGTGTGAGGCTTTTTAGATTCACAACTCAACAACGAAGTATTTGTGCGGGGGCATCATCAGTAGCATCTTCGCTAGGCAAgagttacgatccactcccgttCTCTTCACAGCTGACACCTTCACTGATTGTTCTTGATTTATATGCTGTTTATATAccctttaatttggaaaatgaaataatattttctgttcttttctATATACAGATTTCGAATTGAGTGTATAGAAAGTATTCGAAGTACCTCAGtcttatgttatatatacgAAGTTTTATTTTACCCTGATACCCTAATACTTGACTTTATAAGTGTCGGACTTATGGGTTGTCGGAGTATTGGGCTGTCGGagcaatgggttgtcggactattgggttgtcggactaatgggttgtcggaccaatgggctgtcggactaatgggctgtcggatTAATGGCGTGTAACCATAtatactatacatgtatattcacaagaaacaaatgtattttactcgctacattgaagacctgttggtgaccttctgctgttgattttttatttggtcgggttgttgtctcttttacacattccccatttagtttccattctcaattttatgtaaatgttaTAATCTAAATctgaattcaatttttaaatgttttattataaaaaaaaaacaacacaggaatgtttttttaaagagaagATAATATAATTCTGtatcaaatacaatataaatcattttagaGTTGATATGATACACAGAATTGCTGAAAAGTTAtgaatcaagggagataatttcttAAAAGATTATACACCCTGCTTTACTCATTACTGTTTAAAATTACTTAtgcatattttgtattaattgtctataacatatatatagctATTTTCCTCCTCTGAAGTATACACAGATCTCTCACTGTATATACCcatgttgtttaaaaaatatattagatgGCATGTTTCTTTTACAGCTGTAAGATCAGATAGAACACGTGGAGGAAGGAGCTGTTACGATGGATGTTCACCTCATGGCCGTCCAAATAAAACGTTCTTGGACAATAAGATGACCCCAAAACCGAAAAAAATGCAACCAGACTATATGAAACATTTACAAACCATGGAACTTAAGCTGCCATCAGGAGAAAGCATCTCTGGAAGTCATTTAATGAACTTGTTACAAAAGACGCCTGTAAAACAAACTCCAGTTATTACCCCTGTTGTTCCCCCAGTGTTAACGGAAATAATGAGTATGGAATCTCTGTTGTCAGAAGACGAGAGTAGCTCAGAAATGCCAGAAAAGTTTGGTGAAGGGGATCAAAACTTTTTCTTGACATTTTTGCAAATTGCTGAAGTTCGATTATATAAATTGGTGCGATGGGCTAGGAATCTTCCACAGTTTAGTGCAATATCAGTAAGTTTATATTTCTCTGAATAaatgaacatacatatacttgATAGATacaatgtggtatgagtgccaataagacaactcttcatccaagtcacaagtaaaccaatatagttcaaagtacgatcttcaacacagagctttggttcacacagaacagcaagctattaaTTAAAGGGCCCCCAAAAATGACTATTGTAAAAGCATTCAAACAGGTAAAACCTCATATTTTTAGTTCTTATACCTatcttaagtttgcctcaaccaaatattatgaaaattattgtttaatgattgtttttacATGTACCACAAAACTGAGATCAAgtaaaaaatacacttttacCAATCTTCAGTTATGTTCCtttataattttacatgatATGCAACagggggcatcatctgtgttcTACATGtatgacacattccctatttgttttgattttaaatgtacatCATAAACATGTTATAAGATATCCATGATCAAATCAATAGAGAAGTACAAGTATTGATACTTTTACCTGTTAAAATAGAGAAATACAAGTATTGATACTTTTACCTGTTAAAATAGAGAAATACAAGTATTGATACTTTTACCTGTTATAGCGaaccaaatgaaagttttccaCAGAGTTGTCTGCTCTTTACCaagatatttaaacttttgcaaGTTTACCTGTCCCATTGAATCAATACAATAGCTCTTgttctctgtgtagtttattcacttgGACATTTAGATTTCTTCtaggagaaatctatcactcattgattgATTTGcctgaccaaaaaaatatcttctttgatgattgaaatacatgtataaactcaCATAAATTGCATGTGatacaaaatttattcaatatcaataatatataatcaATCTGTTCAATATAAGCACTGATTTagttataaaaagtttatttccgatttttttataagtactgcatgcatttatgttttaaagaatCTGCATGTTTTATATGGTTTTTCAGTTACAAAGAATACATTTATGAAGACCTTTATTTAAACCTtatcattttaagtttttatttgtgattagactaaaaaatagcaaattttgataggtaaaatgttgaaatttgatcagatatcaacttttttatttttaaatcagtgtttatatcaaacagattgaaaatgtgttattggttgaataaatacaacatcACATGCACTTTTATAATtacttatttgtacatgtatttccatcattgacagttcaattttttgttcaggtaaattaatcagtgagtgatagatttctcttgcaagaaatttaaaggtcccatTGAATAAACtaaacagagaacaatacctgttgtatttgttagatgggacaatagaacttacaaaaatttaaatggacaggtaacttgcaggtgaatcttTGGAAAACTATGATAGGCTTCGCAATAAAATCAATAGAGAAATACAAGTATTGATACTTTTACCTGTTAAAATCAATAGAGAAATACAAGTATTGATACTTTTACCTGTTAAAATAGAGAAATACAAGTATTGATACTTTATTCTGCTAAAATAGAGAACTACAAGTATTGATACTTTATTCTGTTAAAATAGAGAAATACAAGTATTGATACTTTTACCTGTTAAAAAATAGAGAAATACAAGTATTGATACTTTTACCTGTTAAAATAGAGAAATACAAGTATTGATACTTTTACCTGTTAAAATAGAGAAATACAAGTATTGATACTTTTACCTGTTAAAATAGAGAAATACAAGTATTGATACTTTTACCTGTTAATATAGAGAAATACAAGTATTGATACTTTTACCTGTTAAAATAGAGAAATACAAGTATTGATACTTTTACCTGTTAAAATAGAGAAATACAAGTATTGATACTTTTACCTGTTAAAATAGAGAAATACAAGTATTGATACTTTTACCTGTTAAAATAGAGAAATACAAGTATTGATACTTTTACCTGTTATTATCAGTTGAAATCAGTTTTTGGAAAGATAAGAACTTGAtctaaatctttacttaggcCCCTATGATTCCCATGTATGTGCACATTAtacacatataaaatgaaaaaaatgggtATATTTTTGAAGCagttcattcatatttttcccCACCATActttaatatgaaattattcaaactactcttctaatctttccatgagtgatatccatcactttgattattttcatgtttcagtTCTAATAACTGAAATAAATGCTTGTAATACATGGAgttgttattaaaaaatatctctgtatatacatgtattctataTTTGTAGGtatcatacatgtaaatatctctgtatttatagattatcgttgatcatctcaacgagattgattttctcgcttgagctggaacagcgaaagtgagaaaagcaatcaagttgagatgaccaatgataatctgtttatcgctattttacctatgacgacgttgtcaatttcaatgtcaattttgttagcaacgccacatggtctccttagtttctagtgatattttttccatctcaagcgagaagcatgatatgaaaattatcacaaaaaagatcaaaggaaaaatgcacaaaatagcgataaatagagaataatacatggcaaaatccgtatcatatgtcgcatcatcccgagacatcaatatcagccagagggcctttaggcccgagggatgatattggtcaagggtgatacggcatgtgatacggattttgccatgtattatacgctttatcatatatttcaacagaagagtattatattatatgaactgtttttttatccatagcactgggttaccttcagttctgcttttgtcttgtttcaaagatTTATAATTACTGCTCAActatttatacgaagcacctgggttaccttacaatctgttgttttgaaaatattttgtttattattgtatttattagagtgttttgtattttttatagttgcatttagtgtgccaaaaagtatattttaaaaacttgatgttcgtgacgtcacatacaatatgaaaacatgacgttcgtgacgttacataccaaacaatgacgtcattaaaaaaattgacctatttttaggaaattttttcttaagcaaaaaaaaaacaaaaaaaaactgacttcatgtaaaaaaaaaaaaaaaaaaaaaaaggtatgcgatactggttttaccatgcgatacggggtatgcgatacgggtttagcgaTGCGATACatggtatgcgatacagggtatgTGATACAGACTGGGAAAACGAACCTTtgttagatatacaaaatagctgtattttgtaccaaatatatgataaatacatgtattctatATTTGTAGGtatcatacatgtaaatatctctgtatatacatgtattctataTTTGTAGgtatcatacatgtacagtacACACAGTGACACTATGTGATTCAGTAAAAACAACTGTTCTTGTTCATTATAAAAGTGATGAGATGTGGTtctattgccaatgagacaacaaatGAAGTGTATGTAAGCAAGTAAAGGCTACGTgatggccttcaaaaatgaaataaaccaATACACATAACAGTATatataatcagctataaaatctaaataaatgtGAAGCAAATCAAAACTTacagcctaatttataacaaaacaattaacaaaaaacaaatataacactcacagacatgaaccaacatCAAGTCCTGAAATAAGGCTCCTATCTAGGGAATGAAACAGAATTAATGTGGCAAGGTTAAACTCACATTGAGTGAATCAAAAGGAGATTACTTGTGATTGAAGGGGACATCACTCTTGATTTCTGAAGTGACTATGATCGTTACAgaattatatcatgtatatcttgtACAGAGAGAGTCCCAACAATCACAAGCATTCTTAACCTTGGGATATGGTGGAAAATTcatcatgttaagtttatagATTTAGAATTGACcacacatgtatatattttattttatttagacaGATGACCAGATATTACTGTTGCAAAATGGTTGGGCAGAACTTCTCATATTTAACTGTTGTATGAGATCTGTTGAGAGCCGAACAGAAATCTTCCTACCCCTTGGTAAAACTGTTGATCTGGAGAAAGCTCGTTGCATCAGTGAAGGATGTGAAGACATTGTTCAACGAATGTTAGATTTGACTGATCAGTTACGTAGACTGAATGTTGATCAGTATGAGTATGTGGCAATGAAAGTTCTTGTACTCATCACTCCAGgtaaattttgtttgtatttttgtgaaatatatgcagtcacaatttttaacaatacttaaaaacattgcaattatttctgaatttttaataacttaTCAAATTGAATCTGTGACTGCAAGTTCCTTTTGagcataaaaagtaaaatcacgaaaatactgaactcaaaggaaaatttaaaaaggaacgTCTcaaaacaaatggcaaaatcaaaagttcaaacacataaaacgaacggataacaactgtcatattcctgacttggtatgacagtcgcatcaaattccattatcttgtcattttgtcaacaatgcatgaacaaaacGAACAGACACAATAttaaagtaaaaatgtcaaaaataggggtacagcagtcaacattgtgttatcatcttaatcactgtaaaaacaacaaatgtaaagaAGAAGCACAAAATTTAACATCCTCATTTTGCATATATAATAtacgattttatttatttatgtaaaatccACCTATGTCTAATGTATATGTGTCTTTTTCAGATGTTAAAGGTATGAAAGAAAATTACAAGGCAAGAGAACAGCAAGAGCTAATAAGTGATGctctatataaatatactatttCACATTATCCCCAGAATCCTGACAAGTTTGGTGAAATGTTGCTCAGACTACCAGAGATCACCCGTGTTAGTAGTATTGGCAAAGAATTACTGAACACATTGATGCCCCCTGGATTTCAATCCTGTGGACTTTTGTTTGAACTTCTCAAAGGAGATGGAGCAGCTAAAGAGGAAAGCTAGCAACACTTATAAATAGATTTCTTCTTTCACTTTCTATGTTTTCATACTTGCATATGTTTATGTATCTGAACCATGTGTACTATAAAATGTTGCATTCTTTAAATCATGGAATAGAATTTGAGTAATTGATTACATGCATGTGCCATAATTGTGAATACTTGTAATTATGGGTCAAGGTTAAAGTTTACATTATCTTATGAAAAATGTCAGTTCTACCTTAGTTTCACCTGTCTCTGTAATTGTTGAGGCACCATTTATTGCATTATGTTCCTGACATTTTCCTTTaattaatttacatttgttCAAATGTccataattagatataggaagatgtgatgtgagtgccaatgagacaactctccatccaaataacattttataaaagtaaaccattataggtcaatgtgatTAGTCTGTTCTAAAAATGTTAACGAACAATCCAGTAGAAAAAGATGGTTTTTTTAAGGATAATAGTgcttaaaaataagaaattttcaaatgacacttgttcaaatttgatttttggttTCAAAAAACAAGCaatggtttaaaaaaagatgaagTCAATTTTAGATGATAACtgtttctacatgttctagtaTAAACATtagaaatagaaatttttagaaaaagtatttattataatctttgtttaaatttttaatgaaatgcatACATTGTACACTAAATCTCTatttaatcaataaaatgttGGGTACATGTCATCAATTATGTCTAATGTACATGCTAGAATGTCAAACATTAAAGCTAAATAATGAgacttgtacaaatgtatgtaaaattgaTTCAACtccataaaaatattttcaaataaaagacaGCTATTGACAGATTTCAatatgaattatctcccttgaataatatcaaatgaatttaaataggttttaataaaattaacggtaccaattttcttgcaccagatgcgcatttcgacaatatatgtctcttcagtgatgcttgtggccaaaatatttgaaatcc
Proteins encoded:
- the LOC134708421 gene encoding nuclear hormone receptor FTZ-F1 beta-like, translated to MNQDVSQILPYIVNSVQQRISMEGGNRTITANDICQLISLKLAQQAQQQISQNSDGQNSFAVNQPNTTTNTSMMNFLSNVAATRTKSTADGNINNSNITNSSDVRNYENEPNVQGSSNSNQVFMCYNNNQNSNTTAPSPSNDIVVSEAGSAVNVVIDQTGQRYLMQDTDLHVDQAKVNEHLIRQARYNEKGELVISDIPVDSASEKSEGVDLSVSLESRLHTTHPTTVVTDPCPVCGDQVSGYHYGIFTCESCKGFFKRTVQNKKVFQCHRNSDCDVMRGNRKKCPACRFAKCMSTGMKIEAVRSDRTRGGRSCYDGCSPHGRPNKTFLDNKMTPKPKKMQPDYMKHLQTMELKLPSGESISGSHLMNLLQKTPVKQTPVITPVVPPVLTEIMSMESLLSEDESSSEMPEKFGEGDQNFFLTFLQIAEVRLYKLVRWARNLPQFSAISTDDQILLLQNGWAELLIFNCCMRSVESRTEIFLPLGKTVDLEKARCISEGCEDIVQRMLDLTDQLRRLNVDQYEYVAMKVLVLITPDVKGMKENYKAREQQELISDALYKYTISHYPQNPDKFGEMLLRLPEITRVSSIGKELLNTLMPPGFQSCGLLFELLKGDGAAKEES